The following are encoded together in the Longimicrobium terrae genome:
- a CDS encoding DUF6166 domain-containing protein translates to MQTMPLLGPAEYVWIPGLDAGAAEPAPVTAPLLRAVHLERREDVAPTTRKVTLETLDGDLPLPRRIHQHGDVGEGWDWGWRGSAPLETALNLLAALVHPKAAWRLQWAFCDTFLLPMRTAGGTLDGDHLRAWLREHDWIGRASGGWEAAARAEYQAPLARERRRSRWMSPAARAAHALDLVTSAMRWDAEDRRAAAAEVAAPSTRLWGAAALPGPAEPPGSAAYQLERAAAALAGAPADACWPTLAALAARIAPRGSPGWTAWRDAAHQQPALPRPETLELIARMGSPEGDRSPWTAAALLARCIRRHASDAGPPAGDTVPELALFLGAALEGAPQGEPRVTGDPAALRATLHALDQALVQGPELADRAARMGVTSKLVRARARAALAPQVAALREHRGALREEAEMEAEYARQATTLRLPRGRSEQPADASRELWEWAAGATVHTLVGVARAGPPPRGMIGMDGLLRLTGHWLPDPHATVVAAARWQLEERAPMLVGLAPFPVRGDGLLRTPEWSPPQVWSEGPPAEQSSPARRAVAVETEQAWLAAKTEQAP, encoded by the coding sequence ATGCAGACCATGCCCCTGCTGGGCCCCGCGGAGTACGTCTGGATTCCGGGTCTGGACGCCGGCGCCGCCGAGCCCGCTCCCGTGACCGCGCCCCTACTCCGCGCCGTGCATCTCGAGCGGCGGGAAGACGTCGCCCCAACCACCCGGAAGGTGACTCTCGAGACTCTGGACGGAGACCTCCCCCTCCCGAGGCGAATCCACCAGCATGGAGACGTGGGCGAGGGGTGGGACTGGGGGTGGCGCGGCAGCGCGCCGCTCGAAACCGCCCTCAACCTGCTCGCCGCGCTCGTGCACCCCAAGGCGGCCTGGCGCCTTCAGTGGGCCTTCTGCGACACGTTTCTCCTGCCCATGCGGACCGCCGGAGGCACGCTGGACGGCGACCATCTACGCGCGTGGCTCCGGGAGCACGACTGGATCGGCCGCGCGTCGGGCGGGTGGGAAGCCGCGGCACGCGCGGAGTACCAGGCGCCGCTCGCGCGGGAGCGCCGGCGTAGCCGATGGATGAGCCCCGCGGCCCGCGCGGCGCACGCCCTGGACCTGGTCACCTCGGCAATGCGGTGGGATGCGGAGGACCGCCGGGCGGCGGCGGCCGAGGTGGCGGCTCCGAGCACCCGCCTCTGGGGCGCGGCCGCGCTCCCAGGCCCCGCCGAGCCGCCCGGATCGGCCGCCTACCAGCTCGAGCGCGCGGCAGCGGCTCTGGCCGGCGCCCCGGCGGACGCGTGCTGGCCCACCCTGGCCGCGCTGGCGGCACGCATCGCACCCCGTGGAAGTCCGGGGTGGACGGCGTGGCGGGACGCCGCGCACCAACAGCCGGCGCTTCCGCGGCCGGAAACCCTCGAGCTCATCGCCCGCATGGGATCTCCGGAGGGCGATCGATCCCCGTGGACCGCCGCCGCCCTGCTTGCCCGGTGCATCCGTCGTCACGCGTCGGATGCCGGCCCCCCCGCGGGGGACACCGTCCCCGAGCTCGCGCTCTTCCTCGGGGCGGCCCTGGAGGGGGCGCCACAGGGCGAGCCCCGCGTCACGGGCGACCCGGCCGCGCTCCGGGCGACGCTCCACGCACTGGACCAGGCACTCGTGCAGGGTCCCGAGCTTGCCGACCGGGCCGCGCGCATGGGCGTCACGTCCAAACTGGTTCGTGCCCGCGCCCGGGCCGCACTCGCGCCGCAGGTGGCGGCACTCCGGGAGCACCGCGGCGCCCTGCGGGAAGAAGCGGAGATGGAGGCGGAGTACGCTCGGCAGGCCACGACGCTCCGGCTTCCGCGCGGCCGCAGCGAGCAGCCGGCCGATGCCAGCCGGGAACTCTGGGAGTGGGCGGCGGGCGCCACGGTCCACACGCTCGTCGGCGTCGCTCGGGCCGGCCCTCCGCCGCGTGGAATGATCGGGATGGATGGGTTGCTGCGCCTGACCGGGCACTGGCTCCCGGATCCGCACGCGACGGTCGTGGCGGCCGCCCGGTGGCAGCTCGAGGAGCGGGCGCCCATGCTTGTCGGCCTGGCGCCGTTTCCCGTGCGGGGGGACGGACTGCTCCGAACGCCCGAGTGGAGTCCCCCACAGGTGTGGAGCGAGGGTCCGCCCGCGGAGCAGTCCTCGCCCGCACGGCGGGCCGTCGCGGTGGAGACCGAGCAGGCGTGGCTCGCGGCCAAGACGGAGCAGGCGCCGTGA